A genome region from Baekduia alba includes the following:
- a CDS encoding carboxypeptidase M32, which produces MPAPIDALRARLAELNDLRLVGQLVGWDQRTMMPPAGGPERAEQLATLQRIGHERFIADEVGEWLAAAAGADLNEVDRDIVRVTQRDYDRARRVPTELAAEMAQASAAGQDAWELARAEDDFAKFAPVLERNVELSRRYAACFDGFASPYDALLQDYDLGLTTARIQEVFGELRAALPPLVAERASLPAPKRLEVPVAAQQAAVTGVLARFGVDPASWRVDVSSHPFSTNVGLRDSRITTRYEDGQLESLLAAMHEFGHALYDRQTAPELARTTLADGTSMSIHESQSKLWENHVGRSPAFSGVLAQELTNAGFPVSAGDVHTALTAVRPTLIRVSADEVTYPLHIVMRFELERALVDGDLSVADLPTAWNDATRDLLGLEVPSDADGVLQDVHWSGLAFGYFPSYALGCLIAAQLWETLEADLGARDEALAAGDVAEIREWLRDKVHRHGRRLDTVPIVEAATGRGLDAAPFLRHVARSAAAPAG; this is translated from the coding sequence ATGCCCGCGCCCATCGACGCCCTTCGCGCCCGCCTCGCCGAGCTCAACGACCTGCGCCTCGTCGGTCAGCTGGTCGGATGGGACCAGCGCACGATGATGCCCCCGGCCGGCGGGCCCGAGCGCGCCGAGCAGCTCGCGACGCTGCAGCGCATCGGCCACGAGCGGTTCATCGCCGACGAGGTCGGTGAGTGGCTCGCGGCCGCCGCCGGCGCCGACCTCAACGAGGTCGACCGCGACATCGTGCGCGTCACCCAGCGCGACTACGACCGCGCCCGGCGCGTCCCGACCGAGCTGGCGGCCGAGATGGCGCAGGCGTCGGCCGCCGGACAGGACGCGTGGGAGCTGGCGCGCGCGGAGGACGACTTCGCGAAGTTCGCGCCCGTCCTGGAGCGCAACGTGGAGCTCTCGCGCCGCTACGCGGCGTGCTTCGACGGCTTCGCCAGCCCGTACGACGCGTTGTTGCAGGACTACGACCTCGGGCTGACGACGGCGCGCATCCAGGAGGTCTTCGGCGAGCTGCGCGCCGCGCTGCCCCCGCTGGTCGCCGAGCGCGCCTCGCTGCCGGCGCCGAAGCGGCTGGAGGTCCCGGTCGCCGCGCAGCAGGCCGCGGTCACGGGCGTGCTGGCGCGGTTCGGGGTCGACCCGGCGTCCTGGCGCGTGGACGTGTCGTCGCACCCGTTCTCCACCAACGTGGGGTTGCGCGACAGCCGGATCACGACCCGCTACGAGGACGGCCAGCTCGAGTCGCTGCTGGCCGCGATGCACGAGTTCGGCCACGCGCTCTACGACCGCCAGACCGCGCCGGAGCTGGCGCGCACGACGCTCGCCGACGGCACGTCGATGTCGATCCACGAGTCCCAGAGCAAGCTGTGGGAGAACCACGTCGGCCGCAGCCCGGCGTTCTCCGGCGTCCTGGCCCAGGAGCTGACCAACGCCGGCTTCCCGGTCAGCGCCGGCGACGTCCACACGGCGCTGACCGCCGTCCGGCCGACGCTGATCCGCGTCAGCGCCGACGAGGTCACCTACCCCTTGCACATCGTCATGCGCTTCGAGCTCGAGCGCGCGCTGGTCGACGGCGACCTGAGCGTCGCCGACCTCCCGACCGCCTGGAACGACGCGACCCGCGACCTGCTCGGCCTCGAGGTCCCCTCCGACGCCGACGGCGTCCTGCAGGACGTCCACTGGTCCGGCCTCGCCTTCGGCTACTTCCCGTCCTACGCTCTCGGCTGCCTGATCGCCGCCCAGCTGTGGGAGACGCTCGAGGCCGACCTCGGCGCCCGCGACGAGGCACTCGCCGCCGGCGACGTCGCCGAGATCCGCGAGTGGCTCCGCGACAAGGTCCACCGCCACGGCCGCCGCCTCGACACGGTCCCGATCGTCGAGGCCGCCACCGGCCGCGGCCTCGACGCGGCACCGTTCCTGCGCCACGTCGCGCGCTCGGCCGCCGCCCCGGCGGGCTGA
- a CDS encoding alpha/beta fold hydrolase produces MAARPDVHLVRRGAGPPLVLLHGIGGEACVWDPVLDALAERHDVLALDLPGFGRSAPLPDGVEPSPAALAAAVAEVLHDLGLRDAVHVAGNSLGGWIALELAKAGRARSVTALCPAGLWGGPLLGDGETPVQGRGQRLAARLRPLIPVALRSRRVRHAVLAPFVAHPERVPYRDAWRMVSSYARATAYAATNVAMRRATLGDVSGIAVPVTVAFGERDRLIRPNPLAVPGARTVTLPDCGHIPMFDAPELVVEVIETTVRAGSIAMAR; encoded by the coding sequence ATGGCCGCCCGACCCGATGTCCATCTCGTGCGCCGCGGTGCCGGGCCGCCGCTCGTGCTGCTGCATGGGATCGGTGGTGAGGCGTGCGTGTGGGATCCGGTGCTGGACGCGCTGGCCGAGCGACATGATGTGCTTGCGCTCGACCTCCCGGGCTTCGGCCGATCGGCGCCGCTGCCCGACGGCGTGGAGCCGTCGCCGGCCGCGCTGGCCGCGGCGGTGGCGGAGGTGCTCCACGACCTCGGGCTGCGCGACGCCGTCCACGTGGCCGGCAACTCGCTCGGCGGCTGGATCGCGCTGGAGCTCGCCAAGGCCGGCCGCGCGCGATCGGTGACGGCGCTGTGCCCCGCCGGGCTCTGGGGCGGGCCGCTGCTGGGCGACGGCGAGACGCCGGTCCAGGGCCGCGGCCAGCGCCTCGCCGCGCGGCTGCGCCCCCTGATCCCGGTGGCGCTGCGCAGCCGCCGCGTGCGCCACGCCGTCCTCGCGCCGTTCGTCGCGCACCCGGAGCGCGTGCCCTACCGCGACGCGTGGCGGATGGTGTCCTCCTACGCGCGCGCGACCGCGTACGCGGCGACCAACGTCGCGATGCGCCGCGCGACCCTCGGCGACGTCTCCGGGATCGCCGTGCCGGTGACCGTCGCGTTCGGCGAGCGCGACCGCCTGATCCGGCCGAACCCGCTGGCCGTGCCCGGCGCGCGGACGGTCACGCTGCCCGACTGCGGCCACATCCCGATGTTCGACGCGCCGGAGCTCGTGGTCGAGGTCATCGAGACGACGGTGCGAGCGGGCTCCATCGCGATGGCCCGCTGA
- a CDS encoding YczE/YyaS/YitT family protein, translating into MLARRLTQLYAGLVLYGFSGALVLLSGLGNFPWDVLHQGLEVQTGIGTGLWVDIVGALLLIAWIPLRQTPGLGTVSNVIVLGLVVQVMLSLFDQPHDVATRVVLLLSGILLNGVATGLYIGARFGTGPRDGLMVGLAARTGCSLRAVRTILELTVLATGILLGGTFGAGTLLYALAIGPLAQVFVPLLTVPTVSGPSRWSPLAPSSR; encoded by the coding sequence ATGCTCGCCCGCCGCCTCACGCAGCTCTACGCCGGCCTCGTCCTGTACGGGTTCAGCGGCGCGCTCGTCCTGCTCTCGGGGCTGGGCAACTTCCCGTGGGACGTGCTGCACCAGGGGCTCGAGGTCCAGACCGGGATCGGCACCGGCCTCTGGGTCGACATCGTCGGCGCGCTGCTCCTGATCGCCTGGATCCCGCTGCGCCAGACGCCCGGCCTGGGCACGGTGAGCAACGTCATCGTCCTGGGCCTCGTCGTCCAGGTCATGTTGTCGCTCTTCGATCAACCCCATGATGTCGCGACCCGGGTCGTGCTCCTGCTCTCCGGCATCCTGCTCAACGGCGTCGCGACCGGCCTGTACATCGGCGCGCGCTTCGGCACCGGCCCGCGCGACGGCCTGATGGTCGGGCTCGCGGCCCGCACCGGCTGCTCGCTGCGCGCCGTCCGCACGATCCTCGAGCTCACCGTCCTGGCGACCGGCATCCTGCTCGGCGGCACGTTCGGCGCCGGGACGCTGCTCTACGCGCTCGCGATCGGCCCGCTGGCCCAGGTGTTCGTGCCGCTGCTGACCGTGCCGACCGTCAGCGGGCCATCGCGATGGAGCCCGCTCGCACCGTCGTCTCGATGA
- a CDS encoding PLP-dependent aminotransferase family protein, whose product MAPTMTAPSLAALLGDEWRRPGRTAQALADALRGMVVDGRLPARTRIPSERSLSDALGLSRGSVSRAFDRLRDDGYLVSARGAGSWLTLPPGAGPAAPPRLAEDGEVDLTIGALPAPDPLLADAAARATAALARHLPGLGYAPAGLGELRMAVAARLTARGLPTTADEVLITAGAQHALRLVLDLVVGPGDRVLVDAPAYPRTLMAIRAARARPVPVALAGRGWDPDGWAAAARVAAPRLAVTVPDFHHPTGRVMRAAEREAVALTCARAGAVLVVDETCAELRLDGPALPPPLGAFDPGGTVITVGSMSKAAWAGLRIGWIRATARAVRELATIRTAVDMAGPVLEQLVAVELLDSWDAVLASRRALLRLRRDALLAALAEHAPSWSVDRPHGGISAWARLPTPDATHLATAAAAAGILLSPGPAFSVDGTFERHVRLPFTLPPDTLRDAVGRLAKLARELGTETRAAPTPVARDAALSAV is encoded by the coding sequence ATGGCTCCGACGATGACCGCGCCGTCGCTGGCGGCGCTGCTCGGCGACGAGTGGCGGCGCCCGGGCCGCACGGCGCAGGCGCTGGCCGATGCGCTGCGCGGCATGGTGGTCGACGGGCGGCTGCCCGCTCGGACCCGGATCCCCAGCGAGCGCAGCCTCTCCGACGCGCTCGGGCTCAGCCGCGGCTCGGTGTCCCGCGCGTTCGACCGGCTGCGCGACGACGGCTACCTGGTCAGCGCGCGCGGCGCCGGAAGCTGGCTGACGCTCCCGCCCGGTGCGGGGCCGGCGGCGCCGCCCCGGCTCGCTGAGGACGGCGAAGTGGACCTCACCATCGGGGCGCTGCCCGCCCCCGACCCGCTGCTGGCCGACGCGGCGGCCCGCGCGACGGCCGCGCTGGCGCGCCACCTGCCGGGGCTCGGCTACGCGCCGGCGGGCCTCGGCGAGCTGCGCATGGCGGTCGCCGCGCGGCTGACGGCGCGCGGCCTGCCGACGACCGCCGACGAGGTCCTGATCACAGCGGGCGCCCAGCACGCGCTGCGGTTGGTCTTGGACCTGGTCGTCGGCCCGGGCGACCGCGTGCTCGTCGACGCGCCCGCCTACCCGCGGACGCTCATGGCGATCCGCGCCGCGCGGGCGCGCCCGGTCCCGGTCGCGCTGGCCGGCCGCGGTTGGGACCCGGACGGCTGGGCCGCCGCCGCGCGCGTGGCGGCGCCGCGGCTGGCCGTGACCGTCCCGGACTTCCACCACCCCACCGGCCGCGTGATGCGCGCCGCCGAGCGCGAGGCCGTCGCGCTGACCTGCGCGCGCGCCGGCGCCGTCCTCGTCGTCGACGAGACGTGCGCGGAGCTGCGCCTCGACGGCCCGGCGCTGCCGCCGCCGCTCGGGGCGTTCGACCCGGGCGGCACGGTGATCACCGTCGGCTCGATGAGCAAGGCGGCGTGGGCCGGGCTGCGCATCGGCTGGATCCGCGCGACCGCCCGGGCGGTCCGCGAGCTGGCGACCATCCGGACGGCGGTCGACATGGCCGGGCCGGTCCTCGAGCAGCTCGTAGCGGTCGAGTTGTTGGACAGCTGGGACGCCGTCCTGGCCTCGCGCCGCGCGCTGCTGCGCCTGCGCCGGGACGCCCTGCTCGCCGCGCTCGCCGAGCACGCGCCGTCGTGGTCCGTCGACCGCCCGCACGGCGGCATCAGCGCCTGGGCCCGCCTGCCGACCCCCGACGCGACCCACCTCGCCACCGCCGCGGCCGCCGCCGGGATCCTGCTCTCCCCCGGCCCCGCCTTCTCGGTCGACGGCACCTTCGAGCGCCACGTCCGCCTGCCGTTCACGCTGCCGCCGGACACGCTGCGCGACGCCGTCGGCCGCCTCGCGAAGCTGGCCCGCGAGCTCGGCACCGAGACGCGCGCCGCGCCGACGCCAGTCGCGCGCGACGCCGCGCTGAGCGCTGTCTAG
- a CDS encoding sensor histidine kinase: protein MSLRTRLVAGLLALAAVGLLLLAGVTYAEQRHFLMSRVDDQATQAVRWTGRGGPAGGMGLGGLYGQGDAGALPPGTSDGDDDNRPPADRGPGPAAGTWSVIRDTSGTDTTTCFSCYSTADQPAFPASMTAGGPKTVQATNTGKSYRVVGVKLRSGATRFAAVPLAETETTLHRLLRIEGMVIAGILLALGALAWWLVRIGLRPLERIGVTAGAIAGGDLARRVEPAEPRTEVGRLGLALNRMLDRLEDAFAKQKASEDRLRTFLADASHELRTPLASIRGYAELFRIGAARDEEGTEKAMSRIEAEAARMGVLVEDLLTLARLDEVRDLIREDVDLATLAGDAVDDARATAPDREIDLRHAGDGHVVGDPHQLRQVLANLLRNGLVHTPPGTPIEVDVRDEGAAKVLEVRDYGPGLPTDEDDALFERFWRAEAGRKQGKAGSGLGLAIVAGIVAQHHGDVRAENAPGGGARFTVTLPADGASRPGAATDVTPAASS, encoded by the coding sequence ATGTCGCTGCGCACCCGGCTCGTCGCAGGTCTGCTGGCGCTCGCCGCGGTCGGCCTGCTCCTTCTGGCCGGCGTGACCTACGCCGAGCAGCGCCACTTCCTGATGAGCCGGGTCGACGACCAGGCCACGCAGGCGGTGCGCTGGACCGGCCGCGGCGGCCCGGCGGGCGGCATGGGCCTCGGTGGCCTCTACGGCCAGGGCGACGCGGGCGCGCTGCCGCCGGGGACCAGCGACGGCGACGACGACAACCGCCCGCCCGCCGACCGCGGGCCCGGCCCGGCGGCCGGCACGTGGTCGGTGATCCGCGACACGAGCGGCACCGACACGACGACCTGCTTCAGCTGCTACTCGACCGCGGACCAGCCCGCGTTCCCGGCGAGCATGACGGCCGGCGGCCCCAAGACGGTGCAGGCCACCAACACGGGCAAGTCCTATCGCGTGGTCGGCGTCAAGCTGCGCAGCGGCGCCACGCGCTTCGCCGCGGTGCCGCTGGCCGAGACCGAGACGACGCTGCACCGCCTGCTGCGCATCGAGGGCATGGTCATCGCGGGCATCCTGTTGGCCTTGGGCGCGTTGGCCTGGTGGTTGGTCCGGATCGGGTTGCGGCCGCTGGAGCGCATCGGCGTGACCGCCGGCGCGATCGCCGGCGGCGACCTGGCGCGGCGCGTCGAGCCGGCCGAGCCGCGGACCGAGGTCGGCCGCCTCGGCCTCGCGCTGAACCGCATGCTGGACCGGCTGGAGGACGCGTTCGCCAAGCAGAAGGCGTCCGAGGACCGGCTGCGCACGTTCCTGGCCGACGCGTCGCACGAGCTGCGCACGCCGCTGGCGTCGATCCGCGGCTACGCGGAGCTGTTCCGGATCGGCGCGGCGCGCGACGAGGAGGGCACCGAGAAGGCGATGAGCCGGATCGAGGCCGAGGCCGCGCGCATGGGCGTGCTCGTCGAGGACCTGCTGACGCTGGCGCGCCTGGACGAGGTGCGGGACCTGATCCGCGAGGACGTCGACCTGGCCACGCTCGCCGGCGACGCCGTCGACGACGCGCGGGCGACCGCGCCGGACCGCGAGATCGATCTGCGCCACGCCGGCGACGGCCACGTCGTGGGCGATCCGCACCAGCTCCGCCAGGTGCTGGCCAACCTGCTGCGCAACGGGCTCGTCCACACGCCGCCCGGGACGCCGATCGAGGTCGACGTCCGCGACGAGGGCGCCGCGAAGGTGCTCGAGGTCCGCGACTACGGCCCGGGTCTGCCGACCGACGAGGACGACGCGCTGTTCGAGCGCTTCTGGCGTGCGGAGGCCGGGCGCAAGCAGGGCAAGGCGGGCTCCGGCCTCGGCCTGGCGATCGTGGCCGGGATCGTCGCCCAGCACCACGGCGACGTGCGGGCCGAGAACGCGCCGGGCGGCGGCGCGCGCTTCACGGTGACGCTTCCGGCCGACGGGGCCTCGCGCCCAGGCGCGGCGACCGACGTCACGCCTGCGGCGTCGAGCTAG
- a CDS encoding response regulator transcription factor, translating to MTATATPESHRVLVVDDEPNIADVISMALRFQGFTVESAGDGRTALEAVATFKPDLLVLDVMLPDMEGFEIARRLSAERVQVPIIFLTARDATEDKVRGLTMGGDDYVTKPFSLEELVARIRTILRRAGLTQPETSRLVFEDLELDEDTREVIRGGELIELTATEYRLLRYLMLNPRRVLTRAQILDQVWDYDFGGDARVLETYISYLRKKIDKNGPPLIHTARGVGYALRAPRA from the coding sequence ATGACCGCCACCGCCACGCCCGAGAGCCACCGCGTGCTCGTCGTCGACGACGAGCCGAACATCGCCGACGTGATCTCGATGGCCCTGCGCTTCCAGGGCTTCACCGTCGAGTCCGCCGGCGACGGCCGCACCGCGCTGGAGGCCGTGGCGACCTTCAAGCCGGACCTGCTCGTCCTCGACGTCATGCTCCCCGACATGGAGGGCTTCGAGATCGCCCGCCGGCTCAGCGCCGAGCGCGTCCAGGTCCCGATCATCTTCCTCACCGCTCGCGACGCCACCGAGGACAAGGTGCGCGGGCTCACGATGGGCGGCGACGACTACGTCACCAAGCCGTTCAGCCTCGAGGAGCTCGTCGCGCGGATCCGGACGATCCTGCGCCGCGCGGGCCTCACGCAGCCCGAGACGTCGCGGCTGGTCTTCGAGGACCTCGAGCTCGACGAGGACACGCGCGAGGTCATCCGCGGCGGCGAGCTGATCGAGCTGACCGCGACCGAGTACCGGCTGCTGCGGTACCTGATGCTCAACCCGCGCCGCGTGCTCACACGCGCCCAGATCCTGGACCAGGTGTGGGACTACGACTTCGGCGGCGACGCCCGCGTGCTCGAGACCTACATCTCGTACCTGCGCAAGAAGATCGACAAGAACGGGCCGCCGCTGATCCACACCGCGCGCGGCGTGGGCTACGCGCTGCGCGCGCCGCGGGCGTAG
- a CDS encoding cytochrome c biogenesis protein DipZ — protein MVILLLISALVGAGTALSPCALPVLPALLSAGAAGGRRRPLAIVLGLSVTFLLSIVGGGELLRHVGLGGNTLRDAGIAVLVIAGLAALAPSLADRLERPLAALSRLAPRTKGDGFASGLLVGAALGFVYAPCAGPVLAAVASVSAVTGRTFAVALAYTAGSAAVLAAIALGGRRVLEPIRRAGPLRVQRALGAILLVTAVAFAAGLDMDFETALARHTDDITLTAGLEKSGSVQGRLGDLHHTKPKFATPAKSSNKADLPDLGHAPDFVDTQRWFNSAPLSLDRLKGRVVLIDFWTYTCINCLRALPYLEAWDQRYRAQGLTVVGIHAPEFAFEHDAGNVQRAIATNNIKYPVVQDNNLSTWNAWGNQYWPAEYLIDAKGEVRETHFGEGDYETTEAAIRALLAERGSAVTAARAKPKDVTPVGTEATPETYVGTARAQGFVGTPPTKGTHDYGTPRARPPLNGFALGGTWTIGDEPATAGADAALRATVQGRFVYLVLSPPPGGRTGTVDVAVDGRRTKRVTVDHQRLYTLADFGHTARHTIALTFSRGTSAYAFTFG, from the coding sequence ATGGTGATCCTGCTGCTCATCAGCGCGCTGGTCGGCGCCGGCACCGCGCTCAGCCCGTGCGCGCTCCCGGTCCTTCCGGCGCTGCTCTCGGCCGGCGCGGCGGGCGGCCGGCGCCGGCCGCTGGCGATCGTCCTGGGCCTCTCGGTCACCTTCCTGCTGTCGATCGTCGGCGGCGGCGAGCTGCTGCGCCACGTCGGCCTCGGCGGCAACACGCTGCGCGACGCGGGCATCGCGGTCCTCGTGATCGCGGGCCTCGCCGCGCTCGCGCCGAGCCTCGCCGACCGGCTGGAGCGCCCGCTGGCCGCGCTGTCGCGCCTCGCGCCCAGGACCAAGGGCGATGGCTTCGCCTCGGGCCTGCTCGTCGGCGCGGCGCTCGGCTTCGTCTACGCGCCGTGCGCCGGCCCGGTGCTGGCGGCCGTCGCCTCGGTCTCGGCGGTCACCGGCCGCACGTTCGCGGTCGCGCTGGCCTACACCGCAGGCAGCGCCGCGGTCCTTGCCGCGATCGCGCTCGGCGGCCGCCGCGTCCTGGAGCCGATCCGGCGCGCCGGCCCGCTGCGCGTCCAGCGGGCGCTCGGCGCGATCCTGCTGGTCACCGCGGTCGCGTTCGCCGCCGGCCTCGACATGGACTTCGAGACCGCGCTGGCCCGCCACACCGACGACATCACCTTGACCGCGGGGCTGGAGAAGTCCGGCTCGGTCCAGGGGCGCCTCGGCGACCTGCACCACACCAAGCCGAAGTTCGCGACGCCGGCCAAGTCCTCCAACAAGGCCGATCTGCCCGACCTCGGCCACGCGCCCGACTTCGTCGACACCCAGCGCTGGTTCAACTCCGCGCCGCTGTCGCTGGACCGGCTCAAGGGCCGCGTCGTCCTGATCGACTTCTGGACCTACACCTGCATCAACTGCCTGCGCGCGCTGCCCTACCTGGAGGCGTGGGACCAGCGCTACCGCGCACAGGGCCTCACCGTCGTGGGGATCCACGCGCCCGAGTTCGCCTTCGAGCACGACGCGGGCAACGTGCAGCGCGCGATCGCGACCAACAACATCAAGTACCCCGTCGTCCAGGACAACAACTTGTCCACCTGGAACGCCTGGGGCAACCAGTACTGGCCCGCCGAGTACCTGATCGACGCCAAGGGCGAGGTGCGCGAGACGCACTTCGGCGAGGGCGACTACGAAACGACCGAGGCCGCGATCCGGGCGCTCCTGGCCGAGCGCGGCAGCGCGGTCACCGCCGCGCGGGCCAAGCCGAAGGACGTCACGCCCGTGGGCACGGAGGCGACGCCGGAGACCTACGTCGGCACCGCGCGCGCCCAGGGCTTCGTCGGCACGCCGCCGACCAAGGGCACGCACGACTACGGCACGCCGCGCGCCAGGCCGCCGCTCAACGGCTTCGCGCTCGGCGGCACGTGGACGATCGGCGACGAGCCCGCCACCGCCGGGGCGGACGCCGCGCTCAGGGCCACCGTCCAGGGGCGCTTCGTCTACCTCGTGCTGAGCCCGCCGCCCGGCGGGCGGACGGGCACGGTGGACGTCGCGGTCGACGGCCGGCGCACCAAGCGCGTGACGGTCGACCACCAGCGCCTCTACACGCTCGCCGACTTCGGGCACACCGCCCGGCACACGATCGCGCTCACGTTCTCCCGCGGCACCTCGGCCTACGCCTTCACGTTCGGGTAG
- a CDS encoding LuxR C-terminal-related transcriptional regulator, with the protein MDVALAPAGSVVAPTKLCVPDGDGASPPPRRAYAPGRLQAASTARLALVDGRGARALAAGDGRPVAWLALDPEDADPVRLWRCAIAALRVLRPGFGVDAEAMLAAGPAALTDAVVPLVAAEAATLPEAIMVVLDRCGALGERAAEALPSLTTWLARAPEGSLLVVADAPPAVAAALRDAAGEHATLALDGTVAEADAGATPRTAGTPSARFDGALAAREPATAAAIVAAVWPATLARGEQATVQAWLHELPPKVAAAEPDLFLVRLWATLERGALSTAERQLAEPRVAPELRARGRLLHANDALRRGDLPALAARIEAAAQDDPADGYWHTADALLRAHEALWRGHPRVAHRHFARAAGLAHRHGDRYALTAALGYLALLAAEGGDDDAARRRLGRLEDLADADPAVAEHPVAIGGALAEGRLLELAGALESSVAPLGRAIALARRGGSRFERAEPRLRLGAVHRACQRPELADVLEAEALEILAGCPATGGRLAGRATAVAPATARRDALSPSERAVLRMLPSGLSQREIGAGLFLSVNTVKTHCRNIYTKLGAQSRDEAVARAHQQGLL; encoded by the coding sequence ATGGACGTCGCCCTCGCTCCGGCGGGGTCCGTCGTCGCCCCCACGAAGCTGTGCGTCCCCGACGGCGACGGCGCATCCCCACCGCCCCGGCGCGCATACGCGCCGGGACGCCTCCAGGCGGCCTCCACGGCACGCTTGGCGCTGGTCGACGGGCGGGGCGCGCGGGCGCTCGCGGCCGGCGACGGCCGGCCGGTCGCCTGGCTGGCGCTGGACCCCGAGGACGCGGACCCGGTGCGGCTCTGGCGCTGCGCGATCGCCGCGCTGCGCGTGCTGCGGCCCGGATTCGGCGTCGACGCCGAGGCGATGCTCGCGGCCGGCCCGGCGGCGCTGACCGACGCGGTCGTCCCGCTCGTCGCCGCCGAGGCCGCGACGCTCCCGGAGGCGATCATGGTGGTGCTGGACCGCTGCGGCGCGCTGGGCGAGCGCGCCGCCGAGGCGCTGCCGTCGCTGACGACCTGGCTGGCCCGCGCGCCGGAGGGCTCGCTCCTGGTCGTCGCCGACGCGCCACCCGCGGTGGCCGCCGCGCTCCGCGACGCGGCCGGCGAGCACGCCACGCTGGCGCTCGACGGGACGGTCGCCGAGGCCGACGCCGGCGCCACGCCGCGCACCGCGGGCACGCCGTCGGCTCGCTTCGACGGCGCGCTGGCCGCCCGCGAGCCCGCCACCGCGGCGGCGATCGTCGCGGCGGTCTGGCCGGCTACGCTGGCACGCGGTGAGCAGGCGACGGTGCAGGCGTGGCTGCATGAGCTGCCGCCGAAGGTCGCCGCCGCCGAGCCCGACCTGTTCCTCGTCCGCCTCTGGGCCACCCTCGAACGCGGAGCGCTGAGCACGGCTGAGCGCCAGCTCGCCGAGCCGCGGGTCGCGCCCGAGCTGCGGGCGCGCGGCCGGCTCCTGCACGCCAACGACGCGCTCAGGCGCGGCGACCTCCCCGCGCTCGCCGCCCGGATCGAGGCCGCGGCCCAGGACGATCCCGCCGACGGCTACTGGCACACGGCCGACGCGCTGCTGCGCGCGCACGAGGCGCTCTGGCGCGGGCACCCGCGCGTCGCGCACCGCCACTTCGCGCGCGCCGCCGGCCTCGCGCACCGGCACGGCGACCGCTATGCCTTGACCGCCGCGCTCGGCTACCTCGCGCTGCTGGCGGCCGAGGGCGGCGACGACGACGCGGCCCGCCGCCGGCTCGGCCGCCTCGAAGACCTCGCCGACGCCGACCCGGCCGTCGCCGAGCATCCGGTCGCGATCGGCGGCGCGCTCGCCGAAGGCCGGCTCCTGGAGCTGGCTGGCGCGCTGGAGTCCTCCGTCGCGCCGCTGGGCCGCGCCATCGCGCTCGCCCGGCGCGGCGGCTCGCGCTTCGAGCGCGCCGAGCCGCGGCTCAGACTCGGCGCGGTGCACCGCGCGTGCCAGCGCCCGGAGCTCGCCGACGTCCTCGAGGCCGAAGCGCTGGAGATCCTCGCCGGCTGCCCGGCCACGGGCGGCCGCCTCGCCGGTCGGGCCACGGCGGTCGCGCCGGCCACGGCGCGCCGCGACGCGCTGTCGCCGTCCGAGCGCGCCGTCCTGCGGATGCTGCCCTCGGGCCTCTCGCAGCGCGAGATCGGCGCTGGGCTGTTCCTGTCGGTCAACACCGTCAAGACGCACTGCCGCAACATCTACACCAAGCTCGGCGCCCAGTCACGCGACGAGGCCGTGGCACGCGCGCACCAGCAGGGCCTGCTGTAG
- a CDS encoding response regulator: MKVLIVDDHPSFRSAARLLLEHEGFEVIGEAEDGASGLAAASELSPDVVLLDINLPDFDGFDVASRICLDHAAPKVVLTSSRDSREFGPLVGRSGAKGFVPKGELSAERICALL; this comes from the coding sequence ATGAAGGTCCTCATCGTCGACGATCACCCGAGCTTCCGCTCGGCGGCCCGCCTGCTCCTCGAGCACGAGGGCTTCGAGGTCATCGGCGAGGCCGAGGACGGGGCGAGCGGCCTCGCGGCCGCCTCCGAGCTCTCGCCCGACGTCGTCCTCCTGGACATCAACCTGCCCGACTTCGACGGCTTCGACGTCGCGTCGCGCATCTGCCTCGACCACGCGGCGCCCAAGGTCGTCCTGACCTCGAGCCGCGACTCGCGCGAGTTCGGCCCGCTCGTCGGCCGCAGCGGCGCCAAGGGCTTCGTCCCCAAGGGCGAGCTGTCGGCCGAGCGCATCTGCGCGCTGCTCTAG